The Rhizobium rhododendri nucleotide sequence ATTGCCCTGTCACGCCAGCCGATGCCTCTGCTACGCCGCGATCCCGGCACGGAAAACCTCTCGGCCAAGGGCGGCTACGTGCTGCTGGAGGCTGAGGGCGGTCCCCGCAAGCTGACGATTTTTGCGACGGGATCCGAACTGCATCTGGCCGTCGAAGCGCGCGACCTACTGCAGGCCGAGGGTATTCCGACCGCCGTCGTCTCCATGCCCTGCAAGCTGCTGTTCGAAGCCCAGGATGCCGCCTACAAGGCATCGGTGCTCGGCGAGACGCGCGCACGCGTTGCGGTCGAGGCTGCCGTGCAGGATAGCTGGGACAGGTATCTCGGTCTCGACGGTCGTTTCGTCGGCATGCACGACTTCGGCGCATCCGGCAAAATCGAGGATGTCTACCGCAAGTTCGATATCAACACCGAAGCCGTCGCCCGCGCCGGCCGCGACGTGGTTGCTGCCCTCGCTGCTTGAACCGCTGAAGAAAACTCCCAATCTCCCGAATAGAAAATGCCGCCCGGTGAGGCGGCATTTTCGTTGAGGAATTAAGTCTGTCGTCTCTCGACCATATTACCGAAGTCAGAGGTATGGCGAATACGTCCCACCCGCCTCGTAGGCTGGCCGGCGAGATGCTGCCGCGGCATTGCTTTCCCGGCGCTCGGCCATGCGCATCGACTGCTGGAACAGATCGTCCAGGCGAACGCGCTCCGTGGCCATCGCCGCGAAAGCGCGATCAAATCTCGCGATCAGATGGCGATGTTTTTTCATTGCCGCCTGCAGCTCTTGCTCGCTCATCCTTTCCTCCGCTGGAAGCGGACGCATGGTCATTCGCTGGCCGATATCGTCCTGGAATGAAGCGAGAGTCAGCCCGACCTTGCGCAGCTGCTGGCGGGTGGTTGCCGAGGATTCCGTTGCGATCAGCAGACGCACCGCGCTGACAAGCAATTGTTTGCGGAACGGGAGATCGTCGATGTCGACGACGTCGAGCCCCAGATCCGCCAGCTTTAGATAGCGCAGATACTGGTCTACCAGATCGCGCGCCTCTCGCAACGTGTCTGCATCTGACTGCTTGCTGGAATTGGCGCGAAAATTCTGTCTCTGCTGGGTGGGGTTCATCTGGTCCACCATCCTTGTCGACAGCGTAAACGTGATGTGAACCATAATGTTTCACGCAATGACGGTCATTTGATCGTTGCTGTTTTGCGGGCATTTCTGAGCCCGAATATTTCTCGCCCGGACGCCGCGAATGCCCGCTTGTAAACGGGTTCACGTCCCCCGACCTATCGCTTGATCAAACGGAAATCCGAGCTATCCCAGAGGGTTGACGTGCACTTTGCGTCAGTCTTGGAGGGCTTGCTGGCAAACTCCCCATACCGTTGGGCCCACGCAATTAGTTCAATTTCGGCTTGGAACAACTCAACAGCGAACTGGTTGTGAGAGGGCAACAAACAAAACAAGACAGACGAGGAAACCCCGATGAAGAAGATTTTGCTGACGTCGATTGCTGCCCTGATGACGACTTCGGTTGCCTTTGCGCAGAGCCAGACACCGACAACCTCGCAGGATACACCGGCAGTCGCCACGCCTGAAACCACCAACGCCGGTGCACCGGTCCAGGGCAAGAACAGCTTCACGGAATCGCAGGCGAAGTCGCGCATCGAAGCGGCCGGCTTTGCAGATGTCGCCGACCTCAAGCTCGACGACCAGGGCATCTGGCGTGCCAGCGCAAATAAGGATGCCAAGCCAGTTCAGGTGTCGCTCGATTACCAGGGCAACGTCGTCCAGGCAAAGTAATCCCGTCCTCAACAATAATAACATTCGGAAGGAAACCACCATGAGAACTGTCACAGGTCTGTTCGACAACTATGATGATGCAAAGACTGCGGTTGGCCAGCTCGAAAGCGCCGGTATTGCATCGAAGAACATCAGCATCGTTTCCAACACTGCCGACGGGCGCAAGGTTGAGGATCAGGGTAACAATGCAGCTGAAGGCGCCGGAACCGGCGTTGGCATTGGCGCAGTTGCCGGTGGTGCCGGCGGATTGCTCGCAGGCCTCGGCATGCTTGCCATCCCAGGCGTCGGCCCGGTTGTCGCAGCCGGTTGGCTTGTCGCCACGCTGACGGGCGCCGTTGCGGGTGCAGTGGTAGGCGGTGCGGCCGGCGGTGTCGTTGGCGCCCTCATCAGTTCCGGCGTGCCGGAAAAAGACGCCCATGTCTACGCTGAAGGTGTCCGCCGTGGCGGCACTCTGGTCACCGCGCAGGTCGAAGAGGACGAAGCCGTTTCAGCTGAAGCGATCCTTGACCGCTCCAAGCGTGTAAACCTGACGGACCGTCGCACGGCCTATACCGCCGAGGGCTGGAACCGCTTCGACGACACGCTCGACCCCTATTCGCAGTCGGAAATCGATGCCGAGCGCAATCGCTACGGTACTAACAATCCCCGCATTTGATCGTCTTATCATCCAAAGGAAAGCCGGCCCCCGTGGCCGGCTTTCGTGGTTTTCGGGCATCGGGCTATTTTGAGAAAATAGGGAACGATGTCGCGAGGTCTAGGTTGAGCTTGGACCTACCCCCGACCGGAGAACCCAGATGGCTAGAAAACCAACCCAGACCTTTGTCTCTGACAAGGTGACAATTCATGACCAGACGCTGCAGCGCGGTAACGGTGGCGAGCTTCACCAGTATGCCGAAGGCGATACGCCTGTTCTGACAACGTCCCAGGGCGGCCCCGTCTCGGATGACCAGAACACTCTCAAGGTCGGAGCGCGCGGCCCGGCACTGATCGACGACTTTCATTTCCGCGAAAAAATCTTCCATTTCGACCACGAGCGCATCCCTGAACGCGTCGTCCACGCGCGCGGCTATGGTGCCCACGGCTATTTCGAAACCTATGAGTCGCTGGCCGACTACACGCGAGCCGACCTGTTCCAGCGGCCTGGCGAAAAGACACCGGCTTTCGTGCGTTTTTCGACGGTTGCCGGCAGCAAGGGCTCGTTTGACCTTGCCCGCGACGTGCGCGGCTTTGCCGTCAAGATCTATACCAAGGAGGGCAACTGGGATCTGGTTGGCAACAACATCCCGGTGTTCTTCATCCAAGACGCCATCAAGTTTCCCGACGTCATCCACGCCGTCAAGCCCGAGCCTGACAAGGGCTTCCCACAGGCGCAGTCGGCCCACGACAATTTCTGGGACTTCATCAGCCTGACGCCTGAAAGCATGCACATGATCATGTGGGTGATGTCCGACCGTGGCCTTCCCCGTTCCTTCCGGTTCATGGAAGGGTTCGGCGTCCACACCTTCCGCTTCGTCAACGCCGAAAACAAATCGACCTTCGTCAAGTTCCATTGGAAGCCGAAACTCGGCCTGCAATCGGTCGCCTGGAACGAAGCGGTCAAGATCAACGGCGCCGATCCGGATTTCCACCGCCGCGATCTCTACCAGGCCATCCAGTCCGGCAACTTCCCTGAGTGGGAACTGCAGGTGCAGCTCTTCGACCAGGACTTTGCCGATAAATTCGACTTCGATGTGCTCGATGCGACGAAGCTCATCCCGGAAGAGATCCTGAAGCCGGTACCCGTCGGCCGCCTTGTGCTGGACCGGATGCCCGACAACTTCTTTGCCGAGACCGAACAGGTCGCCTTCATGACCCAGAACGTGCCGCCCGGTATCGATTTCAGCAACGATCCGCTGCTGCAGGGCCGCAACTTCTCTTATCTCGATACGCAGCTGAAGCGCCTGGGTGGCCCGAACTTCGCTCATATCCCGATCAATGCGCCGAAATGTCCGTTCAACAATTTCCAGCAGGACGGCCACATGGCGATGCACAACCCAAAGGGTCGTGCCAACTACCAGCCGAATTCCTGGGGTGAAGGTGCGCGGGAATCGCCGACCTCGGGCTATCGTCACTTTGCGTCCGAGGAGCAGGGCCAGAAGGTTCGGCTGCGTCCGGAAAGCTTTGCCGACCATTACAGCCAGGCGCGGCAGTTCTACATCAGCCAGACGCCGCCCGAGCAGCGCCATATCGTGGCGGCCATCACCTTCGAACTCAGCAAGGTCATGACGCCGGTCATCCGCGAGCGGGTCGTCTCGCACCTCTTCAATATCGACGAGACACTGGCATCGACGGTTGCCCGCAAGCTCGGTCTGCAGACGATGCCGAAGCCGGCCGATGCCGCTGTCGCGACACGCCAGGACCTCGAAGAGTTGCCCTCGCTCAGCATTGCCAGAAAGGGCCCGATGCGCTTCGAGGGTCGCAAGCTGGGGATTCTTGTGACCGACGGCGTCGATGCCGCCATGGTCAAGGCAGTCGTTGCCGCAGTGGTCGATGCCAAGGCAGACTTCGAGGTGATCGCGCCGAAGGTTGGCGGTGTCACCGCATCCGATGGCAAGTGGCTGGCCGCGCATCAGATGATCGATGGCGGACCATCTGTTCTCTATGATGCCGTCATGCTGTTGACCTCACCGGAAGGCACGGAAGAGCTGGTACGGGAAGCAACGGCACGCGACTTCGTGGCCGATGCCTTCTCTCACTGCAAATACATTGGCTATGTCGATGCAGCTCTTCCGTTGATGCAGAAGGCCGGCATCGCCGATGCGCTCGACGAAGGCACGATCAGTCTCTCCGGAACCGGGGATCTGACCGGCTTCTTCGAGGAAATCGGCAAGCTCCGCGTCTGGGGCCGCGAGCCTTCCGTCAAGTTGCCGTAAGGCTTCGGGATCGTTTCAAGATAGGCCACGCAGCCATTTCAAGGCTGCGTGGCCTTTTTATTTTCCGCAATGGATATTGCAATGGGCACGATTGTTACGAAAAAAGCCCTATTTCGTCGTACCTATCCATATTAGTCAGATTTTCCGAACCGTCCGTTTCGTTTTCCGCCCTTCAATAACCCACGCCCCGATCACACATGACGCCTGCAAGCGCCATGACCAGCCTCACCCGCTGGTTTGCGGTCGGCCTTGCATCAAAGCGACCTTAAGCGCTGGGAGATATTGATATGGCATGTTGTGATTTTTTCGAGCAGCCCCACCGGGACGAACCTGCAGGCAATGGCGAAAAGGATTATCGCGAACACGTTGCCGCGCACAAGCTTTCGTTCGGCGAGATTGTCGTGGTCGTCGCAGCCGTCGTGATGCTGGCGGGAATGGGCTTCGTACACCGTGACCCCTCGCCTGAGCCCCGGATCACCGGGTCGATTTCGGCCTCCGGCGCCTCACCGGCGAGTGGCTTCACCCGCTGCGACGACGACAACCATTATCTCTCGCAAAGATGCGAACGTTGAAGCCCGTACGGTCAAGTCGGATCGAGCGTGCCGAACACGGCTACCAGCCCGATAGCGGCAACACCCAGCAGGATCTCGACCAAGCTAGCCCGCCGGATTGACCGCAACGCGGCGTCCGGGTTTTCAGCGATCGCCGGAACGAACACATAGCGGTTGACGATAGCAAGACATGTCATCATGCCGACAGCAGCGATCTTCATCGTCAGGATCAGCAGGTATGGCGATGACCAGTCAGTTGGCCAGCGGCCGAGCGTCATGATGGAATTGACGATCCCCGTCGCCAACACCAGAAAGACGGCGCCGTGTCCGACGTTCGAAAAACGCCGCAGCGCAACTTGCGCCGCGGTATGATATTCGGGCACCGCAAGCATCCTCAGCACGACCACAAACGGGATCAATGCTCCTAGCCATGCCCCGCCGGCGAGAAGGTGGACGATATCGTTGAGCCGATGGGCAATCCGGAGCAGGCCATCTTCCATGGAGGCATGCCCGGTCAGGGCCAGCCCCGCGAGGCCAAGCGCTGACGCAAGGGCCACGGTCCCCATTCGCCTGTCAGCGCGGCGGATGAAGGCCAGCATTAGAAGTAACCCTGCCACCGCCTGCGCCTGAAAGAAAAGAGCGAACGGACTTGCGACGAGGACGGCATACACTGTTGCCCCGTCCACGGCATCGGGCCACCCATTACCCAGAGCTGCTGCCTGTAACGGTAATGCTGCCACTGTCGTCAGAACCGCCACCCCGGCTGCAGCCAGCGGAAAGACGCCGAGCCGCCGCAGCATCTGGGCGGCCAGCGAGGGTGGCATGAGAAACGCGACGAAAGCAGCCGTACCCCACAACAGCAACAGGGCGCTGTCATGCAGAAAGCGGCAGATTTGGATCGCTGTCGATGGTTCGATCAAGGCTTGACGGTGAAAGTGAAGGAGCCGCTGGTCTTGTGCCCATCGCTGGACAGCACATGCCATTCGACGGTGTAGGGTCCAGCCGTAAGCGGACCGGCGACAGGCACGGTCAGACCCTTGTCTTCATCGCTAAGGCTCGCGTCCCCTGTTTTCACCGCAGCCTTTTCCGGCCCGATCAGCTTGATGCCCGAAAATTTGAGATTTAGGCTTTCGGTGAACGTCATCGTCACCGCCGAAGGCGCCGATGCAACGGTACTCTTATCCGCCGGCAGCGAAGTCTTGAGATGGGCATGCGCCGACGCCTGGCCAGCGACGCCGAGCGTGCAGAGAAACAGGAGAGCTGAAGCGACGCTACGATTGGTCATGACGACTCCTTGCGACAGATGAAACAACGCTCACGGAACGTGAAGGTGCAGCTAGTCGGTCCGGAAAACCAAAACTGCACGAAAAGCCGGTAGGAGCGTCAAAAGCCCCTGTCAATCGAATGATATCGTTGCGCTCCCCATGGTGACGCTTTGCCGCAAGCCCTTGCACCAAGGGCGCAGATGGAGGATTGCAGGTGATATACCCAAGGCTGCAAAGAAAGTGGCGGTCATTTGAGGGCCAAGCGAGTAGCATGTCAGCGAACCGGCGCCGCGATGGCGAATAACCCAGGACCGTGAAGGCATTTTATGGCAGGCAATGGAATGCAGGAAAGTCAGCGTCGACGTGAGTTTCGCGATATAGCAGGAGTACCCACTTACGCGATCGGCGATATACACGGTCGCTACGATCTGCTGACCGCCATCGAGGCATTGATCACCGCCGACGCAGCGCAATTTCCCGGGCGCAAGCTGATGATTACGCTCGGCGACTACATTGATCGTGGCCCGGATTCGGCCAGGGTCGTCAGCCATCTCATGACCCCGGCGCCGGAGGGTTTCGACCGCATCTGCCTCACCGGCAACCATGAAACAGCGATGCTGGCATATGTCGACGGCGAGATCACCTTGACGCAGTGGCTGGCCATGGGCGCCGAGGCCACGCTTCTATCTTACGGGCTGGATAGCAATCACCTGGCGCGGCAATATCCTTCGCCCAAGAAGCTCGACGACTTTATCCGCGCCTCGCTGCCTGCGGATCACATCGCATTTCTGAGAGACCTGCCGATCATGCTGGACACCCCGAGCGTGCTTTTCGTTCACGCCGGCATAGATCCGCACTTGTCCATAGCCGACCAGACCGATCAGGATCTCGTCTTCATCCGAGGGCGCTTCCTGAAAAGCCGCACGCCACTTCCAAAGCTCGTCGTGCATGGCCACACACAGGTGAAATCGCCTGAAGCGCGTGGTCGTCGCCTCAATCTCGATACCGGCGCATTTCACTCCGGAAGTTTGTCGGTGGCACGA carries:
- a CDS encoding metallophosphoesterase family protein — its product is MQESQRRREFRDIAGVPTYAIGDIHGRYDLLTAIEALITADAAQFPGRKLMITLGDYIDRGPDSARVVSHLMTPAPEGFDRICLTGNHETAMLAYVDGEITLTQWLAMGAEATLLSYGLDSNHLARQYPSPKKLDDFIRASLPADHIAFLRDLPIMLDTPSVLFVHAGIDPHLSIADQTDQDLVFIRGRFLKSRTPLPKLVVHGHTQVKSPEARGRRLNLDTGAFHSGSLSVARFYEGTVNVMST
- a CDS encoding general stress protein — encoded protein: MRTVTGLFDNYDDAKTAVGQLESAGIASKNISIVSNTADGRKVEDQGNNAAEGAGTGVGIGAVAGGAGGLLAGLGMLAIPGVGPVVAAGWLVATLTGAVAGAVVGGAAGGVVGALISSGVPEKDAHVYAEGVRRGGTLVTAQVEEDEAVSAEAILDRSKRVNLTDRRTAYTAEGWNRFDDTLDPYSQSEIDAERNRYGTNNPRI
- a CDS encoding PepSY domain-containing protein: MKKILLTSIAALMTTSVAFAQSQTPTTSQDTPAVATPETTNAGAPVQGKNSFTESQAKSRIEAAGFADVADLKLDDQGIWRASANKDAKPVQVSLDYQGNVVQAK
- the copC gene encoding copper homeostasis periplasmic binding protein CopC; its protein translation is MTNRSVASALLFLCTLGVAGQASAHAHLKTSLPADKSTVASAPSAVTMTFTESLNLKFSGIKLIGPEKAAVKTGDASLSDEDKGLTVPVAGPLTAGPYTVEWHVLSSDGHKTSGSFTFTVKP
- the copD gene encoding copper homeostasis membrane protein CopD; its protein translation is MIEPSTAIQICRFLHDSALLLLWGTAAFVAFLMPPSLAAQMLRRLGVFPLAAAGVAVLTTVAALPLQAAALGNGWPDAVDGATVYAVLVASPFALFFQAQAVAGLLLMLAFIRRADRRMGTVALASALGLAGLALTGHASMEDGLLRIAHRLNDIVHLLAGGAWLGALIPFVVVLRMLAVPEYHTAAQVALRRFSNVGHGAVFLVLATGIVNSIMTLGRWPTDWSSPYLLILTMKIAAVGMMTCLAIVNRYVFVPAIAENPDAALRSIRRASLVEILLGVAAIGLVAVFGTLDPT
- a CDS encoding catalase; this translates as MARKPTQTFVSDKVTIHDQTLQRGNGGELHQYAEGDTPVLTTSQGGPVSDDQNTLKVGARGPALIDDFHFREKIFHFDHERIPERVVHARGYGAHGYFETYESLADYTRADLFQRPGEKTPAFVRFSTVAGSKGSFDLARDVRGFAVKIYTKEGNWDLVGNNIPVFFIQDAIKFPDVIHAVKPEPDKGFPQAQSAHDNFWDFISLTPESMHMIMWVMSDRGLPRSFRFMEGFGVHTFRFVNAENKSTFVKFHWKPKLGLQSVAWNEAVKINGADPDFHRRDLYQAIQSGNFPEWELQVQLFDQDFADKFDFDVLDATKLIPEEILKPVPVGRLVLDRMPDNFFAETEQVAFMTQNVPPGIDFSNDPLLQGRNFSYLDTQLKRLGGPNFAHIPINAPKCPFNNFQQDGHMAMHNPKGRANYQPNSWGEGARESPTSGYRHFASEEQGQKVRLRPESFADHYSQARQFYISQTPPEQRHIVAAITFELSKVMTPVIRERVVSHLFNIDETLASTVARKLGLQTMPKPADAAVATRQDLEELPSLSIARKGPMRFEGRKLGILVTDGVDAAMVKAVVAAVVDAKADFEVIAPKVGGVTASDGKWLAAHQMIDGGPSVLYDAVMLLTSPEGTEELVREATARDFVADAFSHCKYIGYVDAALPLMQKAGIADALDEGTISLSGTGDLTGFFEEIGKLRVWGREPSVKLP